One region of Drosophila teissieri strain GT53w chromosome 2L, Prin_Dtei_1.1, whole genome shotgun sequence genomic DNA includes:
- the LOC122626167 gene encoding uncharacterized protein LOC122626167 isoform X1: protein MPRPSTHDSISIQLSNSSVTFEDDQCENLDEEFLYKKCFSLSSNLTRVQSVLLDYKQFKAARTIQRYFHGWLVRDHLRKLKKSAIIIQKWWRRFEAQRNLLYVAESVLQSACLAHYETSAILIQTLYRGWWSRKHIYDLTMLKSVQNTLAKDLIHTLVKYLHSTKDSDMLPGVYTIRDSGTCLKTLEELMSTFGFRYYNAQACYKMSKTLSVVAQGRKAFKATLHFTDIPYPGFNDRGFCGARQYSTMSLNTRDPDHFEFIHTFLSGRRKIGMTITAKFEQKMANLAEENRLNMLIKRDNKKKGFMKRVYLDMKNWHYSDGDRILPIRLFKATEMSVVLESAQKTLESIFGELEPCVCPTNNDISYLINSLNDS, encoded by the exons atgccAAGGCCTTCAACACATGACTCCATCTCGAT ACAATTGAGTAACTCATCAGTTACTTTTGAAGATGACCAATGCGAAAATCTAGATGAAGAGTTCCTGTATAAGAAATGCTTTAGCTTATCCTCCAACTTAACGAG AGTACAAAGTGTTCTTTTGGACTACAAGCAGTTCAAGGCGGCTCGAACAATTCAGCGCTATTTTCACGGATGGCTAGTTCGCGATCACTTGAGAAAACTGAAGAAGTCTGCgataattattcaaaaatggTGGCGCCGTTTCGAGGCTCAGAGAAATTTACTCTATGTTGCCGAATCCGTCTTGCAGTCGGCTTGTTTGGCCCATTACGAGACGTCTGCCATCCTGATTCAGACCCTCTATCGGGGCTGGTGGTCGCGAAAACACATCTATGACCTTACCATGCTCAAGAGCGTGCAGAATACGTTGGCAAAGGACCTCATTCACACTTTGGTCAAGTACTTGCACTCGACCAAGGATTCCGATATGCTGCCTGGCGTTTACACCATACGAGACTCGGG CACTTGCCTGAAAACGTTGGAGGAGCTGATGTCAACATTTGGCTTTCGATATTATAATGCCCAAGCTTGCTACAAAATGAGCAAAACATTGTCAGTAGTGGCACAGGGCAGAAAAGCGTTTAAGGCCACTTTACATTTCACGGATATACCATATCCCGGCTTTAATGATCGCGGATTTTGTGGTGCCCGACAGTATTCCACCATGTCCTTGAATACGAGAGATCCAGATCATTTTGAATTCATTCACACATTTCTGTCCGGTCGTAGGAAAATAGGCATGACAATCACGGCTAAGTTTGAACAAAAAATGGCCAACCTTGCAGAAGAAAATC GTTTAAATATGTTGATAAAGAGGGACAACAAGAAAAAGGGTTTTATGAAACGGGTTTATCTTGACATGAAAAACTGGCATTATTCAGATGGGGATCGAATTCTTCCCATCAGATTGTTCAAAGCTACTGAGATGTCCGTCGTCCTGGAAAGTGCTCAGAAAACACTGGAATCAATTTTCGGTGAACTGGAGCCATGTGTTTGTCCAACGAACAATGACATATCTTACCTTATAAATTCTCTTAATGATTCTTAA
- the LOC122626167 gene encoding uncharacterized protein LOC122626167 isoform X2, producing the protein MPRPSTHDSISIQLSNSSVTFEDDQCENLDEEFLYKKCFSLSSNLTSVLLDYKQFKAARTIQRYFHGWLVRDHLRKLKKSAIIIQKWWRRFEAQRNLLYVAESVLQSACLAHYETSAILIQTLYRGWWSRKHIYDLTMLKSVQNTLAKDLIHTLVKYLHSTKDSDMLPGVYTIRDSGTCLKTLEELMSTFGFRYYNAQACYKMSKTLSVVAQGRKAFKATLHFTDIPYPGFNDRGFCGARQYSTMSLNTRDPDHFEFIHTFLSGRRKIGMTITAKFEQKMANLAEENRLNMLIKRDNKKKGFMKRVYLDMKNWHYSDGDRILPIRLFKATEMSVVLESAQKTLESIFGELEPCVCPTNNDISYLINSLNDS; encoded by the exons atgccAAGGCCTTCAACACATGACTCCATCTCGAT ACAATTGAGTAACTCATCAGTTACTTTTGAAGATGACCAATGCGAAAATCTAGATGAAGAGTTCCTGTATAAGAAATGCTTTAGCTTATCCTCCAACTTAACGAG TGTTCTTTTGGACTACAAGCAGTTCAAGGCGGCTCGAACAATTCAGCGCTATTTTCACGGATGGCTAGTTCGCGATCACTTGAGAAAACTGAAGAAGTCTGCgataattattcaaaaatggTGGCGCCGTTTCGAGGCTCAGAGAAATTTACTCTATGTTGCCGAATCCGTCTTGCAGTCGGCTTGTTTGGCCCATTACGAGACGTCTGCCATCCTGATTCAGACCCTCTATCGGGGCTGGTGGTCGCGAAAACACATCTATGACCTTACCATGCTCAAGAGCGTGCAGAATACGTTGGCAAAGGACCTCATTCACACTTTGGTCAAGTACTTGCACTCGACCAAGGATTCCGATATGCTGCCTGGCGTTTACACCATACGAGACTCGGG CACTTGCCTGAAAACGTTGGAGGAGCTGATGTCAACATTTGGCTTTCGATATTATAATGCCCAAGCTTGCTACAAAATGAGCAAAACATTGTCAGTAGTGGCACAGGGCAGAAAAGCGTTTAAGGCCACTTTACATTTCACGGATATACCATATCCCGGCTTTAATGATCGCGGATTTTGTGGTGCCCGACAGTATTCCACCATGTCCTTGAATACGAGAGATCCAGATCATTTTGAATTCATTCACACATTTCTGTCCGGTCGTAGGAAAATAGGCATGACAATCACGGCTAAGTTTGAACAAAAAATGGCCAACCTTGCAGAAGAAAATC GTTTAAATATGTTGATAAAGAGGGACAACAAGAAAAAGGGTTTTATGAAACGGGTTTATCTTGACATGAAAAACTGGCATTATTCAGATGGGGATCGAATTCTTCCCATCAGATTGTTCAAAGCTACTGAGATGTCCGTCGTCCTGGAAAGTGCTCAGAAAACACTGGAATCAATTTTCGGTGAACTGGAGCCATGTGTTTGTCCAACGAACAATGACATATCTTACCTTATAAATTCTCTTAATGATTCTTAA
- the LOC122626316 gene encoding uncharacterized protein LOC122626316, with amino-acid sequence MFLQCPSVLRVSKHVAHDTSEFSSGSRQNTDILSDCWLESNSSQDSCSGQSSRLKLALLDYKQFKAARTVQCHVRGFLARRNLKRQIAAATTISRCWRGFWVRKSKFSFMQQLLQQRIIQYHHDMATKIQALFRGWMTRQYFQDFQGMKSLRIQYVEDMISSLYRKLHKMRKEHLLPGIYALRESDLLSKIEDLSCTFGYRFHNGRVRAAIAMKRSFLNDRRHEFRKGKTYSKAPYPGPFIENLPDLELTLPKRMTPRLQRTILVYDKSMRDKYVQKVYMNYSTKRRMSMHVLRESMRNRFCKDFVKRIIAKRNMARNAYEYKSTKFYLDDLLTTADEYNCFCKPQVKEDSLCQ; translated from the exons ATGTTCCTGCAATGTCCCTCGGTGTTGCGAGTCTCTAAACACGTTGCACATGACACTAGCGAATTCAGTTCTGGGAGCCGCCAGAACACGGACATTTTGAGCGATTGCTGGTTGGAGTCAAATAGTAGTCAGGATTCCTGCTCCGGGCAATCTAGTCGACTGAAACTTGCCCTCCTGGATTACAAACAGTTTAAGGCGGCAAGGACCGTTCAGTGTCATGTGAGGGGATTTTTGGCCAGAAGGAATCTTAAGAGGCAGATCGCTGCTGCCACCACTATTAGCAGGTGTTGGCGTGGCTTCTGGGTGCGCAAGTCGAAGTTCTCCTTTatgcagcagctgttgcagcAGAGGATCATCCAGTACCACCACGACATGGCCACCAAGATCCAGGCCCTGTTCCGCGGATGGATGACTCGCCAGTACTTCCAGGACTTCCAGGGCATGAAGTCGCTCCGAATACAGTATGTGGAAGACATGATTAGTTCGCTCTACAGAAAGCTCCACAAAATGCGAAAGGAACATTTGCTACCCGGAATTTATGCACTAAGAGAATCTGA CTTACTAAGTAAGATCGAGGACCTTTCGTGTACCTTTGGCTACCGCTTCCATAACGGACGAGTGCGAGCAGCCATTGCCATGAAGCGATCTTTCTTAAACGACAGGCGACATGAGTTCCGAAAGGGAAAAACCTATTCCAAAGCGCCGTATCCGGGACCCTTCATCGAAAACCTTCCCGACTTGGAACTTACCTTGCCGAAGAGAATGACACCGCGCTTGCAGCGTACGATTCTGGTATACGACAAATCGATGAGGGATAAGTACGTACAGAAGGTGTACATGAACTATTCAACCA AACGCCGTATGAGCATGCATGTCCTGCGAGAGAGTATGCGAAATCGATTTTGCAAGGATTTCGTGAAGCGCATTATAGCCAAAAGGAACATGGCACGAAACGCATATGAGTACAAAAGCACCAAATTCTATCTGGACGATCTTCTTACGACCGCCGATGAATACAATTGTTTTTGCAAGCCCCAGGTAAAAGAGGATAGCTTGTGCCAATAG